A genomic stretch from Limanda limanda chromosome 11, fLimLim1.1, whole genome shotgun sequence includes:
- the gpn2 gene encoding GPN-loop GTPase 2: protein MSSQPGAAHSLRFGQVVIGPPGSGKTTYCRGMQEFMTSLGRKVVVVNMDPANDGLPYTCGVNISELVTLDDVMDGLKLGPNGGLLYCMEHVEANLDWLENKLKAHGDCYFLFDCPGQVELYTHQNSVKNIFSQLAKWNFRLTSVHLVDSHYCADAAKFISVLCTSLSTMLHVELPHVNILSKMDLIEQYGKLAFNLDFYTEVMDLSYLLDHLAADPFFKKFHRLNLKLAEVIEDYGLVSFVPLNVQDKESMIQVLRAVDNANGYCFGDLEERNLQAMMSAAVGADFQFDSTLGVQERYVETSGKTVEEEMMQL, encoded by the exons ATGTCCAGTCAGCCTGGAGCCGCCCACTCCCTGCGGTTCGGCCAGGTGGTCATCGGACCCCCGGGCTCGGGTAAAACCACCTACTGCCGAGGGATGCAGGAGTTCATGACTTCCCTGGGACgtaaggtggtggtggtgaacaTGGACCCTGCCAACGATGGGCTTCCATATACCTGTGGTGTGAACATCTCCGAGCTGGTCACTCTGGACGATGTGATGGACGGATTGAAGCTCGGCCCCAACGGGGGGCTCCTCTACTGTATGGAGCATGTAGAAGCAAATCTGGACTGGTTGGAGAACAAGCTGAAGGCACACGGTGACtgttacttcctgtttgactGTCCCGGACAGGTGGAGCTCTACACCCACCAGAACTCCGTGAAGAATATCTTCTCACAGCTGGCCAAGTGGAACTTCAGG CTGACATCAGTGCACCTGGTGGACTCGCACTACTGCGCTGACGCAGCCAAGTTCATCTCTGTGCTGTGCACCTCGCTGTCCACCATGCTGCACGTGGAGCTTCCCCACGTCAACATCCTCTCCAAGATGGACTTGATCGAGCAGTATGGCAAACTGG CCTTCAACCTTGACTTCTACACAGAGGTCATGGATCTGTCTTATCTCCTCGATCACCTGGCTGCAGATCCCTTCTTTAAAAAATTCCATCGTCTAAATCTAAAGTTGGCAGAGGTCATAGAAGACTACGGCCTCGTCTCCTTCGTGCCTCTGAATGTCCAG GACAAAGAGAGCATGATTCAGGTCTTACGAGCAGTGGACAACGCCAACGGCTACTGCTTTGgagacctggaggagaggaatctGCAGGCCATGATGTCAGCTGCTGTGGGGGCTGACTTCCAGTTCGACTC TACTCTCGGGGTGCAGGAGAGATATGTTGAAACTAGTGGAAagactgtggaggaggaaatgatgCAGCTGTAA
- the gpatch3 gene encoding G patch domain-containing protein 3 isoform X2, whose product MGCEGTSVQVDQSIPTNSEAVLVVAYQRVKVTHDTDDEPLPYKTKYEQRHRVSLTERFTEADLKSLSELNPPSLMQNGNVGTPVKVFLQLIQSCRLPPRLIKKLGLVFPKTSSNRRYGNVPFQYHNTRTLPATEETIFTAAGHLISGPGTFAARRLRPEADTETTETDELEEEEDEEEEKEEEEEEEKEEETEDTQSNADDDDDRCEEWERHEALHEDVTSQERCKERLFEEEIELKWEKGGSGLVFYTDAQYWQEEEGDFDEQTTDDWDVDMSVYYDQEGGDMDSRDYVRMRYENRLRDGLEDGSGSSQPIGKFERFTKGFGRRFMEKQGWKDGEGLGDSQTGISEALESEGQRPTCKRGFGYHGEKLLLHSGKKARKDFHITTRYDKPKDIDGGDTLLRRQPNTSMKYGGWQPGGIIGPRK is encoded by the exons ATGGGATGTGAAGGAACAAGTGTACAGGTAGATCAGTCCATTCCCACCAACAGTGAGGCAGTGTTAGTTGTAGCTTACCAGAGAGTCAAAGTGACGCACGACACAG ATGATGAGCCGTTACCCTACAAAACAAAGTACGAGCAGCGGCACCGTGTTTCACTAACGGAGCGCTTTACAGAGGCGGACCTCAAAAGCTTGTCCGAGCTGAACCCACCCTCTCTGATGCAGAACGGGAACGTGGGCACACCGGTGAAAGTGTTCCTCCAACTCATCCAGTCCTGCCGACTCCCTCCACGCCTCATCAAGAAGCTGGGCCTTGTTTTCCCCAAGACCAGCTCCAATCGCCGTTATGGCAACGTACCTTTCCAGTATCACAACACCCGCACGCTCCCGGCCACAGAGGAGACCATATTCACAGCTGCTGGACATCTAATATCAGGACCGGGCACTTTTGCTGCTCGACGCTTGAGACCCGAGGctgacacagaaacaacagagactgatgagctggaggaggaggaggatgaagaggaagaaaaggaggaggaggaagaggaagaaaaggaggaggagacagaggataCACAGTCTAATGCAGATGAT GATGATGACCGCTGTGAGGAGTGGGAACGACATGAGGCTTTACATGAAGATGTCACGAGCCAGGAGCGATGCAAAGAGAGGCTGTTTGAGGAGGAGATCGAGTTGAAGTGGGAAAAGGGCGGATCGGGCCTGGTGTTCTACACCGACGCTCAGTATtggcaggaagaagaaggag ATTTTGACGAACAAACAACAGACGACTGGGATGTCGACATGAGTGTTTACTATGATCAAG AAGGAGGTGACATGGATTCCCGTGACTATGTCCGGATGCGGTACGAAAATAGGCTGAGGGACGGTCTTGAAGATGGTTCTGGATCCAGTCAGCCCATCGGCAAGTTTGAGAGGTTCACAAAG GGCTTTGGCCGTCGTTTCATGGAGAAGCAAGGCTGGAAGGATGGTGAAGGCTTGGGGGACAGTCAGACGGGAATCTCTGAAGCCCTGGAAAGTGAGGGCCAACGTCCCACCTGCAAAAGGGGCTTTGG GTATCACGGAGAGAAATTGCTGTTACACTCTGGGAAAAAGGCCAGAAAAGATTTCCACATAACTACGCGGTATGATAAACCCAAAGACATAGACGGGGGTGACACCTTGCTGAGACGGCAACCAAACACCAGCATGAAGTACGGAGGCTGGCAGCCGGGTGGCATCATTGGACCGCggaaatga
- the gpatch3 gene encoding G patch domain-containing protein 3 isoform X1 encodes MADCERAAAVYFAVSNIPVAFHSSDLRNYFCQFIESGGFQCFHYRHRPVVLRENPEDGSSGSGSTQTEQLGENNPEKKKKQAAGSCCCVVSVQGKDAERFVKMYAGNHWINSKGTWLSRRCVIKRVKVTHDTDDEPLPYKTKYEQRHRVSLTERFTEADLKSLSELNPPSLMQNGNVGTPVKVFLQLIQSCRLPPRLIKKLGLVFPKTSSNRRYGNVPFQYHNTRTLPATEETIFTAAGHLISGPGTFAARRLRPEADTETTETDELEEEEDEEEEKEEEEEEEKEEETEDTQSNADDDDDRCEEWERHEALHEDVTSQERCKERLFEEEIELKWEKGGSGLVFYTDAQYWQEEEGDFDEQTTDDWDVDMSVYYDQEGGDMDSRDYVRMRYENRLRDGLEDGSGSSQPIGKFERFTKGFGRRFMEKQGWKDGEGLGDSQTGISEALESEGQRPTCKRGFGYHGEKLLLHSGKKARKDFHITTRYDKPKDIDGGDTLLRRQPNTSMKYGGWQPGGIIGPRK; translated from the exons ATGGCGGACTGTGAGAGAGCAGCTGCTGTGTACTTCGCGGTCAGTAATATCCCTGTAGCTTTTCACTCGTCGGACCTGAGAAACTATTTCTGCCAGTTCATAGAAAGCGGTGGTTTCCAGTGTTTCCACTACCGACATCGGCCGGTGGTGCTGAGAGAAAACCCCGAGGATGGAAGCTCCGGCTCCGGCTCCACACAGACCGAGCAGCTCGGTGAAAACAAcccggagaagaagaagaagcaggcgGCGGGGTCGTGCTGCTGCGTCGTCTCGGTTCAGGGCAAAGACGCCGAGCGGTTCGTGAAGATGTACGCCGGGAATCACTGGATCAACTCGAAGGGGACGTGGCTGTCCAGGCGCTGTGTTATCAAGAGAGTCAAAGTGACGCACGACACAG ATGATGAGCCGTTACCCTACAAAACAAAGTACGAGCAGCGGCACCGTGTTTCACTAACGGAGCGCTTTACAGAGGCGGACCTCAAAAGCTTGTCCGAGCTGAACCCACCCTCTCTGATGCAGAACGGGAACGTGGGCACACCGGTGAAAGTGTTCCTCCAACTCATCCAGTCCTGCCGACTCCCTCCACGCCTCATCAAGAAGCTGGGCCTTGTTTTCCCCAAGACCAGCTCCAATCGCCGTTATGGCAACGTACCTTTCCAGTATCACAACACCCGCACGCTCCCGGCCACAGAGGAGACCATATTCACAGCTGCTGGACATCTAATATCAGGACCGGGCACTTTTGCTGCTCGACGCTTGAGACCCGAGGctgacacagaaacaacagagactgatgagctggaggaggaggaggatgaagaggaagaaaaggaggaggaggaagaggaagaaaaggaggaggagacagaggataCACAGTCTAATGCAGATGAT GATGATGACCGCTGTGAGGAGTGGGAACGACATGAGGCTTTACATGAAGATGTCACGAGCCAGGAGCGATGCAAAGAGAGGCTGTTTGAGGAGGAGATCGAGTTGAAGTGGGAAAAGGGCGGATCGGGCCTGGTGTTCTACACCGACGCTCAGTATtggcaggaagaagaaggag ATTTTGACGAACAAACAACAGACGACTGGGATGTCGACATGAGTGTTTACTATGATCAAG AAGGAGGTGACATGGATTCCCGTGACTATGTCCGGATGCGGTACGAAAATAGGCTGAGGGACGGTCTTGAAGATGGTTCTGGATCCAGTCAGCCCATCGGCAAGTTTGAGAGGTTCACAAAG GGCTTTGGCCGTCGTTTCATGGAGAAGCAAGGCTGGAAGGATGGTGAAGGCTTGGGGGACAGTCAGACGGGAATCTCTGAAGCCCTGGAAAGTGAGGGCCAACGTCCCACCTGCAAAAGGGGCTTTGG GTATCACGGAGAGAAATTGCTGTTACACTCTGGGAAAAAGGCCAGAAAAGATTTCCACATAACTACGCGGTATGATAAACCCAAAGACATAGACGGGGGTGACACCTTGCTGAGACGGCAACCAAACACCAGCATGAAGTACGGAGGCTGGCAGCCGGGTGGCATCATTGGACCGCggaaatga